A DNA window from Lepidochelys kempii isolate rLepKem1 chromosome 9, rLepKem1.hap2, whole genome shotgun sequence contains the following coding sequences:
- the GPR35 gene encoding G-protein coupled receptor 35 codes for MTNSTNCNNSLKLSYNVQLVQVIIYATIFPFGAIFNVLALWVFCWKLKKWTETRVYMINLVIADCSVVCTLPFTIYFLWNDWHRDTLCLTIQSIYLINMSMSIYIITVISVDRYIAIKFPLKAKSLRSPWKAALICGLLWVSTITGLIVKQRRNERLCFQKLSTKPSTGFLYLFIFIFLIPLIIVCFCSMHIIRSLKKKIISNSHKNKLIEKAIYIVSANMIVFIVCFLPVQIGMLARFVMEKNLVNCLAIQKIRTFITVSTCIANSNCCMDAICYYFVAKEFQEASFFHKPKSHHSETKQTPTSQLRTFEMLV; via the coding sequence ATGACAAACTCAACAAACTGCAACAACAGTCTAAAATTGAGTTACAATGTTCAGCTCGTTCAAGTCATTATTTATGCCACAATTTTCCCTTTTGGAGCCATATTTAATGTCCTTGCCTTGTGGGTGTTCTGCTGGAAACTGAAAAAATGGACAGAAACCAGGGTGTACATGATCAACTTGGTCATTGCAGACTGTTCTGTAGTCTGCACCTTGCCTTTCACAATTTACTTCCTCTGGAATGATTGGCATCGTGACACGCTGTGCTTAACTATACAGtctatatatttaataaatatgtcCATGAGCATCTACATTATCACTGTCATCTCAGTCGACCGATACATTGCCATAAAGTTTCCTCTGAAGGCAAAGAGTTTAAGGTCACCATGGAAGGCTGCTCTTATCTGTGGGCTTCTTTGGGTATCAACGATAACTGGTCTGATCGTAAAACAAAGGAGAAATGAACGTTTGTGCTTTCAAAAGCTTTCCACAAAACCATCAACCGGTTTTCTATATCTCTtcatcttcatttttttaattccACTAATAATAGTGTGCTTTTGTTCCATGCACATCATCAGGAGTCTTAAAAAAAAGATTATCTCCAATTCACACAAAAATAAGCTAATCGAGAAAGCTATCTATATTGTTTCTGCAAATATGATTGTATTTATAGTGTGCTTTTTACCTGTCCAAATTGGGATGCTTGCTAGGTTTGTGATGGAAAAAAATTTAGTTAACTGTCTTGCAATCCAGAAGATTAGAACTTTTATTACTGTTTCCACATGTATAGCAAATTCTAACTGCTGCATGGATGCCATTTGCTACTATTTTGTGGCCAAGGAATTTCAAGAAgcttctttctttcataagcccAAATCTCATCACTCTGAGACAAAGCAAACCCCCACCTCTCAGTTGAGGACATTCGAAATGctggtataa